The Neovison vison isolate M4711 chromosome 10, ASM_NN_V1, whole genome shotgun sequence genome has a segment encoding these proteins:
- the LOC122918011 gene encoding protein S100-A4 codes for MACPLEQALDVMVSTFHKYSGKEGDKFKLNRSELKELLTRELPSFLGKKTDEAAFQKLMSNLDSNKDNEVDFQEYCVFLSCVAMMCNEFFEGFPDKQPRKK; via the exons ATGGCGTGCCCCCTGGAGCAGGCTCTGGATGTGATGGTGTCCACCTTCCACAAGTACTCGGGCAAGGAGGGTGACAAGTTCAAGCTCAACAGGTCAGAGCTAAAGGAGCTGCTGACCCGGGAGCTGCCCAGCTTCTTGGGG AAGAAGACGGATGAGGCCGCCTTCCAGAAGCTCATGAGCAACCTGGACAGCAACAAGGACAACGAGGTGGACTTCCAGGAGTACTGCGTCTTCCTGTCCTGCGTCGCCATGATGTGCAATGAGTTCTTCGAAGGGTTCCCCGATAAGCAGCCCCGGAAGAAGTGA